Within the Porphyromonadaceae bacterium W3.11 genome, the region GCCAACTTGAACACGAGGGTGATTTAGGATATCATCGTGAAGGCATGCCTCGGATTCTGGATGGATCAGCAGATCTGCATCAGAGTATTTATCAAGGAATGAACGAACGAGATCTGCCGTAATTTTTTCGTGAACATAGCAAGCCCCCTGCCATATATCCATCTCTCGGCCGGTTACTTTCTGAATATACCCTCCTAGATGACGGTCTGGGCCAAATAGGATTGGATGTCCCTGAGGTAAACGTTTGACGATCTCTAGTGCGTTAGCTGATGTCACGCAGTAATCGGTCTCTGCTTTCACTTCAGCAGTAGTGTTTACATAACTGACAACTAATCCATCGGGGTGTTTCTTTTTCCAAGTCCTAATCCCCGCCGCTGTCACACTCTCAGCTAATGTACACCCCGCATTTTCTACGGGTATTAGTACCTTCTTATTTGGTGAGATGATTGAAGCGGTCTCGGCCATAAAATGCACGCCACAGAAGAGAATTATATCGGCATCAGTCTGAGCTGCTTGCTGTGAGAGTCCGAGTGAGTCTCCTAGATAGTCGGCTATCTGCTGTACTTCAGGTTTTTGATAGTAATGAACTAGGACAACCGCATTTTTCTCCTTCTTCAGTCTATTTATCTCATCAATAATATTTCCCATTCTTATTATTCACACAAAGATTAACCAATATATGCTAATGTATCACCTCCCTTTTTCGTCACGCAAGATACTCATTTTTTATGAAGGTCGTTACTATACAATATCTTTATTCTATATCCTCAGTCACTATTTCAGCGAGGACATACTGCGTTTTTTTATCTACGTTACCAAAAGCGAATAAAAACTTATTGCCTCCCTCACGAATTTTAAATTGTTGTCGTAGCCGATCAGTCTGTACAGGTATGTTTTTAGCGACGAGGTGTAGGGGTTCTTTGCACACCTGTTTCAGCCAACGTCTGTCCCCCATATTATGCTCAAGTACTTTGAAAGTCCTACCAGGGAAGTCCCTTATCAAACTCTCACTAAAGAACAGATGTGTGTGTCTATCTGGTTTCCAAAGCGTTAGATTGGGATAGAAATGCTCAAGTCCTATCTTAGCAATAGTGGGATACAGGTCGTACATATACTGCCCGATCTCACTCTGGATGGCAATTTCATTCCTCAGCTTAGTACCGTGAAGAATCATAGTGTGATTTCCTAACATCTCTACCGCATACTGTTCATAACTAGCACCGGGGTGAATATGTAGGATCAGCTCCTTGGCCTCTCGTCGTACGCCTAACATATGGATATCAAACCTAATGGGTAATCGCTCCTTTAGGTAGTCTAAGTCAATGACAGGTGAGAGCTTGACTAGCAGCTCTGCCTTTGGAACCGACGTCATCAAGCGGGGCAACAACTCTGTGATGTCAGGCAGTGCATCCTCTAATAAAAAGACCCTTCCCTTGTGCTCTGGGCGTCTGTCTGGATCCATAAATATGAGATCCGGTTGGATAGATTCCGCAAGATTGAGACCCTCATGCTCTGCAGCCCCTGAGTGACAGATGACATTATCTCTTCCGAGTACTTTGAAGTTGTGCTCAGCAATTGCTGTACGCTCCTCCGATATATCCATATAATGAACGGTGCCAGCTTTCTCCGAAAGAGCATAGCTATCGCCACCCAAACCGCCACTCAAGTCTAAGACCACCCATGACTTATCCTGTATGAACCGCTCCTTATACCTAGCGGTCTCGAGACTAGAAGCCTGCTCCACCATGACGCTGTGAGGGACGAAAAAATCTGGTTGCTCGGCCCAGTCAGGAAATTTCTTCTTTAATTTTTGCCGTGCCTGTATGGCATCCAATGCTATTGAAAGATTAATCTCAGGGTATTTATCCTTGTGAAAAGCCAATTGTCGCACATCATCCTCTCGATGATCATAGACGAACCTGAGCAGTTCTTTGCTTAGAAGATATTGATTAGCATCCTGGGACATAGCAGTCTACTAACTTAACCGACTCTGAGATAGGCATCAAATTACAAGTCTTCAGAGACGCTGGTATCAAAAGAAAGTCCCCTTTTCGTAGTTGCTCTACACCATGTGGATACTCCATCATGACCTCTCCTTGGTCAACAAAAAGAATAGTGAAGGAGTCTCTCTCCTCCAACTCGTATAAATATTGTGATGAAAAAGAGAGTACTCCAATATTGAAGTACGGGGTCTCTAATAGAGTCTTTCTCTGCTCCTTCACTTCACGATCAGAGGGTACGTATGGGATATCCTCTGTCGAGTAATTCAAGACCTCTATCGCTTCCTGTAGATGCAGGTCACGACATTTTCCATCACTACCTTTTCTATTAAAGTCATATATACGATAAGTCAGATCAGACGCCTGCTGTATCTCCATCAATAAGCATCCCGCACCGATGGTATGAATCGTTCCCGCTGGGAGGTAAAAGAGATCCCCTTCCTTAGGACTGTAGGCCTTTAGACAGTTCATAATACGATCATCCTTACATCGTTCGGGCAATTCGTCAGGGTCTATGGCTTCAGCCCATCCTGCATATATCTTAGCATCTTCGGTATTGCCCAGTATGTACCACGACTCACATTTCCCCTTCTTGTGGTGCTTCTCTGCGTGGTCATCTGAAGGATGTACTTGGACGCTTAGTGTTTCGTGTGCATCTATCAATTTCACCAATAGAGGAAATTCGCCCCCGTAATTCTCTAACACATGCGTACCCAATAATTTTTTACCATAAGCAGCCACAACTTCTGTAAGCTTCATTCCTGCTAGTTCTCCAGTTGATACCGTGGACTCATAGCCCGGAAGAGGAGAGATCTCCATCGTTTCACCAATATCTGGGTATGGAGAGGGAAGTTCCTTATACTTAAATATTCGATTGCCGCCCCATATCTTTCGCTCGAAAGCGGCATGAAATCTAAGAGGGTATAACTCAGGTAAACTATTCATACTTTACTCCTTTACTTTTTGAAAAATCATCGCGGTACGGGCTGGGATATATAAACTTAGCCATTCATGACCATAGATCTCATATTCTCTGTCATACATCGTAAGGTGATCTATAGCCCTATCTACAAGCTCCTGTCCACCAAAGCGTGCTTCATCAGAAGAGAGCACCATGCGATACTTACCTATTGGAGCTAGTATCTGATAATCAACAAAAGACTTAGAGGGGTGGAAATTATAAACAAAGAGATAATCCCCACGGCTATAGGCTAAGATCTGATCGTCCGACTTCTCCCATAACTGAGCCATTGGTAACTCGTGGAAATGATCTATACTTCTGACAAATTCCATTATAGCCCTGTCAAAGTCTCCTAGTTCCCCATATTTCAAGAATCCATTATCCTCAAGGCTCCATTGTCGTCTAGCATACTTATAGCTCCAGTCATTACCCTCCCGTGGGAAGTCTATCCATTCAGGATGACCAAACTCATTGCCCATAAAATTGAGATACCCACCATTCATGGTCGTTAGGGTTACGAGTCTAATCATCTTGTGAAGTGCAATCCCTCTTGCCACGACCAGAC harbors:
- a CDS encoding class I mannose-6-phosphate isomerase; its protein translation is MNSLPELYPLRFHAAFERKIWGGNRIFKYKELPSPYPDIGETMEISPLPGYESTVSTGELAGMKLTEVVAAYGKKLLGTHVLENYGGEFPLLVKLIDAHETLSVQVHPSDDHAEKHHKKGKCESWYILGNTEDAKIYAGWAEAIDPDELPERCKDDRIMNCLKAYSPKEGDLFYLPAGTIHTIGAGCLLMEIQQASDLTYRIYDFNRKGSDGKCRDLHLQEAIEVLNYSTEDIPYVPSDREVKEQRKTLLETPYFNIGVLSFSSQYLYELEERDSFTILFVDQGEVMMEYPHGVEQLRKGDFLLIPASLKTCNLMPISESVKLVDCYVPGC
- the nadA gene encoding quinolinate synthase NadA → MGNIIDEINRLKKEKNAVVLVHYYQKPEVQQIADYLGDSLGLSQQAAQTDADIILFCGVHFMAETASIISPNKKVLIPVENAGCTLAESVTAAGIRTWKKKHPDGLVVSYVNTTAEVKAETDYCVTSANALEIVKRLPQGHPILFGPDRHLGGYIQKVTGREMDIWQGACYVHEKITADLVRSFLDKYSDADLLIHPESEACLHDDILNHPRVQVGSTAFIMKAPQRSDKKQFIIATELDTLTELKKNYPDKEFIPILPEQTCEYMKLISLEDVRDALLYERYEVKVPTEIRDRAIISIQRMME
- a CDS encoding SAM-dependent methyltransferase encodes the protein MSQDANQYLLSKELLRFVYDHREDDVRQLAFHKDKYPEINLSIALDAIQARQKLKKKFPDWAEQPDFFVPHSVMVEQASSLETARYKERFIQDKSWVVLDLSGGLGGDSYALSEKAGTVHYMDISEERTAIAEHNFKVLGRDNVICHSGAAEHEGLNLAESIQPDLIFMDPDRRPEHKGRVFLLEDALPDITELLPRLMTSVPKAELLVKLSPVIDLDYLKERLPIRFDIHMLGVRREAKELILHIHPGASYEQYAVEMLGNHTMILHGTKLRNEIAIQSEIGQYMYDLYPTIAKIGLEHFYPNLTLWKPDRHTHLFFSESLIRDFPGRTFKVLEHNMGDRRWLKQVCKEPLHLVAKNIPVQTDRLRQQFKIREGGNKFLFAFGNVDKKTQYVLAEIVTEDIE